The window CCGGAGGACACGGTGTGCGGCGCCTGACCGCTCGCCACCACCTGCCCGGTGGCCGCGTCGACGACCAGCGCCTTCGTGGACTGGGTGGATGTGTCCACGCCGACGACGAGCGGACCCTCGGCTGCTGACATCGGGCTCTCCTCTTTCGCGGCTCTGCGGGATACGCATCTTGTGTCTTCCCGCACTGCGCCCGCATACTAATTTGTAAACGGCCATGACGAAATAGTTCTAGCAGCAAGGAGCCGAGGCGATGAGCTATCAGCCCACCCCCGAGGACAGGTTCACCTTCGGTCTGTGGACCGTCGGCTGGCAGGGGAGGGACCCGTTCGGCGACGCCACCCGCCGCGCCCTCGACCCGGTCGAGACGGTGCGGCGCCTGGCGGAGCTGGGCGCCCACGGGGTGACCTTCCACGACGACGACCTGATCCCCTTCGGCTCCTCCGAGGCCGAGCGCGAGTCGCACGTCAAGCGGTTCCGGCAGGCTCTGGACGCGACCGGCATGACCGTCCCGATGGCCACCACGAACCTGTTCACGCACCCGGTCTTCAAGGACGGCGCGTTCACCGCCAACGACCGTGACGTGCGCCGGTACGCCCTGCGCAAGACGATCCGCAACATCGACCTGGCCGCCGAGCTGGGCGCGAGCACCTACGTCGCCTGGGGCGGCCGCGAGGGCGCCGAGTCGGGCGCGGCCAAGGACGTGCGTGCCGCCCTGGACCGCATGAAGGAGGCCTTCGACCTGCTCGGCGAGTACGTCACCGACCAGGGCTACGACCTCCGCTTCGCCATCGAACCGAAGCCGAACGAGCCGCGCGGCGACATCCTGCTGCCCACCGTCGGCCACGCCCTGGCCTTCATCGAGCGCCTGGAGCGCCCCGAGCTGTACGGCGTCAACCCGGAGGTCGGCCACGAGCAGATGGCCGGCCTGAACTTCCCGCACGGCATCGCGCAGGCCCTGTGGGCGGACAAGCTCTTCCACATCGACCTCAACGGCCAGTCCGGCATCAAGTACGACCAGGACCTGCGCTTCGGCGCCGGCGACCTGCGCGCCGCCTTCTGGCTCGTCGACCTCCTGGAGAGCGCCGGCTACGCGGGACCCCGGCACTTCGACTTCAAGCCGCCGCGGACCGAGGACCTCGACGGCGTGTGGGCCTCGGCGGCGGGCTGCATGCGCAACTACCTGATCCTCAAGGAGCGTGCGGCCGCCTTCCGCGCGGACCCCGAGGTGCAGGAGGCGCTGCGCGCCGCGCGCCTGGACGAACTCGCCCGGCCGACCGCCGCCGACGGCCTGCAGGCCCTGCTCGCCGACCGTGCGGCCTTCGAGGACTTCGACGTCGAGGCGGCCGCGGCGCGGGGCATGGCCTTCGAGCGCCTCGACCAGCTCGCGATGGACCACCTGCTCGGCGCGCGCGGCTGAATCACGCGCGCGTGCGTGAAGGGGCGGGGAGAGCGGCACAAGTGTGCTGCTCTCCCCGCCCCTTCGGCCGGCCTGCCGCCCGGCCCCCTGCTGCTGCGGGCCGGACGGCTCGCCCTGTGGCCAGGCTCGCGTCACAGCCCCTTGGGCAGCCGCACGTAGGTCACGGTCGTCCGGATGCCGCTGTCGACCAGGCGGCCCTGGGCGTCGAACGCGCCCGCGCCGTCGGTCATCCCGAAGTCGTTGTCGTTGACGAGAGCGAGCGTGTCGCGGTCCACGCGCGCGATGCCCTCGATCTTCCCCGGCACCCCGGCGACCTTGCCCAGGTCCACCACCAGGCGCTTGGCGAGGACGGGCACACCCTGAGCCGCCGGGTCGTCCAGCTGCTCGAGCGACGGGGACGTCGTGTCGTCGTCCCAGGGGCCACCGAGGATGTCCGACCTGCGGCCCAGCTCGACCAGCTGCAGCCGCGCCGCCTTGTCGGTGCGCTCCTCGACGAGAAGCCGGTTGCCGCCCACCGCCACCCCGGAGGAGATCTTCAGCTCGGACGTGTCGTCCTCGCTCGGGTCGACCACGTTCACCGGGTCGAACCGGTAGGCGTACTCGGCGGTGACCGCCTTCTTCCTGGGCGAGAAGCGCAGCAGACGGGTGGAGCGCGAGGCGGCCCCGGCGTCCGTGTCCGGCAGCGAAAGGGGGCTTTGCAGAGCCAGCACCAGATCACCGCCGGGAAGCTGGGCCAGCCCCTCGAAACCGCGGTTGATCTTGCGGTGGAGCAGGATCGACGGCAGCGCCTCCACCACCGGGTAGTCGGTGCCCGAGAGGTGCAGCCCCTCGGGCACGTAGCGGGTGAGCACCTTCCCACGCGCGGAGACGTGCACGAGCGAAGGGCCGTACTCGTCGACGAGCCAGAAGCTGTCGTCCGCCGCTCGCACGATGCCCTCGGTGTCCAGACCGTTCGGGTCGTACGACAGCGGCGTCCCGGCGTCGTAGGTGTACGGCGCCTCGTCTCGGTTCTGCTGGTTGGGCAGCCCGGTCACGGCCTTCCCGGAGGAGGTGGTCAGCGGTATCGCGTCGATGACCTCGACCGTGTCT of the Streptomyces sp. 1222.5 genome contains:
- a CDS encoding esterase-like activity of phytase family protein produces the protein MSPHTAGRGRVHRSLVTGLPLALAAALVAAGTATAAPSGDARVVRTATLGEIPLGAFSNALLPGSVGDDRGVKLGGIGSDVYPAGRKGEYWTVTDRGPNGQIKVDGKKRRTFPVPGFDPAIVKVRVCGDTVEVIDAIPLTTSSGKAVTGLPNQQNRDEAPYTYDAGTPLSYDPNGLDTEGIVRAADDSFWLVDEYGPSLVHVSARGKVLTRYVPEGLHLSGTDYPVVEALPSILLHRKINRGFEGLAQLPGGDLVLALQSPLSLPDTDAGAASRSTRLLRFSPRKKAVTAEYAYRFDPVNVVDPSEDDTSELKISSGVAVGGNRLLVEERTDKAARLQLVELGRRSDILGGPWDDDTTSPSLEQLDDPAAQGVPVLAKRLVVDLGKVAGVPGKIEGIARVDRDTLALVNDNDFGMTDGAGAFDAQGRLVDSGIRTTVTYVRLPKGL
- the xylA gene encoding xylose isomerase — its product is MSYQPTPEDRFTFGLWTVGWQGRDPFGDATRRALDPVETVRRLAELGAHGVTFHDDDLIPFGSSEAERESHVKRFRQALDATGMTVPMATTNLFTHPVFKDGAFTANDRDVRRYALRKTIRNIDLAAELGASTYVAWGGREGAESGAAKDVRAALDRMKEAFDLLGEYVTDQGYDLRFAIEPKPNEPRGDILLPTVGHALAFIERLERPELYGVNPEVGHEQMAGLNFPHGIAQALWADKLFHIDLNGQSGIKYDQDLRFGAGDLRAAFWLVDLLESAGYAGPRHFDFKPPRTEDLDGVWASAAGCMRNYLILKERAAAFRADPEVQEALRAARLDELARPTAADGLQALLADRAAFEDFDVEAAAARGMAFERLDQLAMDHLLGARG